One region of Streptomyces davaonensis JCM 4913 genomic DNA includes:
- a CDS encoding MMPL family transporter, whose product MTEKRGIAHLVCGRRAKWVVLVLWLIVLFVVAPFAQKLTDAQDNDAASWLPGSAESTQVLQISEDFRPEQIPAVVIYARESGLTAEDRAAIDEDVRELKQLTAHGIRGDETRGPTYDREVDPRAAQVQVPITMDEKGWEEIAPAVDDIREITGEGGNGLAVHITGPGGTSADFAEAFEGIDSTLLLSAMAVVIVMLLITYRSPTLLVIPLIAVIAALFTAQALIYLLAEHAGLTVNGQSAGILTVLVFGAGTDYALLLVARYREELRGHHDRHEAMALALHRAGPAVIASGATVVLSMLVLMAAEMNSTSGLGPVAAIGVAVGMLAMMTLFPALLVIFGRWIFWPVVPHLGAPNPHERGIWARMGRRIAARPRMVWAVTAAVLAICSLGLIQLRAEGISNADAFTGTPDSITGQEVSERYFPAGSGDPLVIISNQAQAEEVGQVVAATPGVVPESLGLPPGTKPSFEGKVLFEATMSDPADSEAAKQTVERVRDAVHAVPDADAQVGGGTAALLDMDKATTHDNILIIPLVLVVVLLILCALLRALIAPLLLIGTVILSFTAALGISALAFRYLFDYAGESTDFPLFVFVFLVALGIDYNIFLTTRIREEAGRQGTRAGVVTGLAATGAVITSAGLVLAGTFAALGTLPMVAFAEIGFAVALGVLLDTFIVRSVLVTALFLDVGPKVWWPHRLSKEDGGVSPSEADKQMARPAGP is encoded by the coding sequence ATGACTGAAAAGCGCGGGATCGCGCATCTCGTCTGTGGGCGGCGGGCCAAGTGGGTCGTGCTCGTGCTGTGGCTCATCGTGCTGTTCGTGGTGGCACCGTTCGCCCAGAAACTCACCGACGCCCAGGACAACGACGCGGCCTCCTGGCTGCCGGGGTCGGCCGAGTCCACCCAAGTCCTTCAGATCTCCGAGGACTTCCGGCCCGAGCAGATCCCCGCCGTCGTCATCTACGCCCGGGAGAGCGGGCTGACGGCCGAGGACCGCGCCGCCATCGACGAGGACGTACGGGAGCTGAAGCAGCTCACCGCGCACGGCATCCGGGGCGACGAGACCCGCGGGCCCACCTACGACCGTGAGGTGGATCCGCGCGCGGCCCAGGTGCAGGTTCCGATCACGATGGACGAGAAGGGCTGGGAGGAGATCGCGCCCGCGGTCGACGACATCCGCGAGATCACCGGCGAGGGCGGCAACGGGCTCGCCGTGCACATCACCGGCCCGGGCGGTACGTCCGCGGACTTCGCTGAGGCGTTCGAGGGCATCGACTCCACGCTGCTGCTCTCCGCGATGGCGGTCGTCATCGTCATGCTGCTGATCACCTACCGCAGCCCCACCCTCCTGGTGATCCCGCTGATCGCGGTGATCGCCGCCCTGTTCACCGCGCAGGCCCTGATCTATCTGCTGGCGGAGCACGCGGGCCTGACCGTGAACGGCCAGAGCGCGGGCATTCTGACCGTGCTCGTCTTCGGCGCGGGGACGGACTATGCCCTCCTGCTCGTCGCGCGATATCGCGAGGAACTGCGCGGCCACCATGACCGGCACGAGGCGATGGCACTGGCGCTGCACCGCGCCGGGCCCGCCGTGATCGCCTCCGGCGCCACCGTCGTACTGAGCATGCTGGTGCTGATGGCCGCCGAGATGAACTCCACCAGCGGCCTCGGACCGGTCGCGGCGATCGGCGTCGCGGTCGGCATGCTGGCCATGATGACGCTGTTCCCGGCCCTGCTGGTGATCTTCGGCCGGTGGATCTTCTGGCCGGTCGTCCCCCACCTCGGGGCCCCGAACCCGCACGAGCGCGGCATCTGGGCGCGCATGGGCCGCCGTATCGCCGCCCGGCCGCGCATGGTGTGGGCCGTCACCGCGGCGGTCCTCGCCATCTGCTCGCTCGGTCTGATCCAGTTGCGCGCCGAGGGCATCAGCAACGCGGACGCCTTCACCGGCACCCCGGACTCGATCACCGGCCAGGAGGTCTCCGAGCGGTACTTCCCGGCGGGCAGCGGCGATCCGCTGGTCATCATCAGCAACCAGGCGCAGGCCGAGGAGGTCGGACAGGTCGTCGCGGCCACCCCGGGCGTGGTCCCGGAGTCGCTCGGCCTGCCACCGGGCACGAAACCCTCCTTCGAGGGCAAGGTGCTGTTCGAGGCGACCATGTCCGACCCGGCCGACAGTGAGGCCGCCAAGCAGACGGTGGAGCGGGTCCGGGACGCCGTGCACGCGGTGCCGGACGCCGACGCCCAGGTCGGCGGCGGTACGGCCGCCCTGCTGGACATGGACAAGGCGACCACGCACGACAACATCCTGATCATCCCGCTGGTGCTGGTGGTCGTCCTGCTGATCCTGTGCGCCCTGCTGCGTGCCCTGATCGCCCCGCTGCTGCTGATCGGCACGGTGATCCTGTCCTTCACGGCGGCCCTGGGCATCAGTGCGCTCGCGTTCCGGTACCTGTTCGACTACGCGGGCGAGTCGACGGACTTCCCGCTGTTCGTCTTCGTGTTCCTGGTCGCCCTGGGCATCGACTACAACATCTTCCTGACCACCCGGATCCGAGAGGAGGCGGGCCGTCAGGGCACCCGTGCGGGCGTGGTGACCGGACTCGCCGCGACGGGCGCCGTCATCACCTCGGCCGGCCTGGTCCTGGCGGGCACCTTCGCGGCCCTCGGCACGCTCCCCATGGTCGCCTTCGCGGAGATCGGCTTCGCGGTCGCGCTCGGCGTCCTCCTGGACACCTTCATCGTGCGGTCCGTGCTGGTCACCGCACTGTTCCTGGACGTCGGCCCGAAGGTGTGGTGGCCGCACCGGCTGTCGAAGGAGGACGGCGGGGTCAGTCCTTCTGAGGCGGATAAACAGATGGCTCGTCCAGCGGGACCTTGA
- the rpe gene encoding ribulose-phosphate 3-epimerase, with protein MAAQINPSILSADFARLAEEAKAVDGADWLHVDVMDNHFVPNLTLGVPVVESLARATDTPLDCHLMIEAPDRWAPQYVEAGAGSVTFHVEAATAPVRLAREIRAKGARASMALRPATPIEPYEDLLPELDMLLIMTVEPGFGGQAFLDIMLPKIRRTRELISKHGLELWLQVDGGVSASTIERCAEAGADVFVAGSAVYGAEDPAEAVRALRAQADAATKSAAWACDH; from the coding sequence ATGGCCGCGCAGATCAATCCCAGTATCCTGTCCGCCGACTTCGCCCGCCTCGCGGAGGAGGCAAAGGCGGTCGACGGAGCCGATTGGCTCCACGTCGACGTCATGGACAACCATTTCGTCCCGAACCTCACGCTCGGGGTGCCGGTCGTAGAGTCGTTGGCCCGTGCGACGGACACCCCGCTGGACTGCCATCTGATGATCGAGGCCCCCGATCGGTGGGCGCCCCAGTACGTAGAAGCGGGGGCCGGTTCCGTCACCTTCCATGTGGAGGCGGCCACCGCTCCGGTGCGTCTGGCCCGCGAGATCCGGGCCAAGGGCGCGCGTGCTTCCATGGCGCTGAGGCCCGCGACGCCGATCGAGCCGTACGAGGATCTGCTCCCCGAACTCGACATGCTGCTGATCATGACGGTCGAGCCCGGTTTCGGGGGACAGGCGTTCCTCGACATCATGCTCCCCAAGATTCGCCGGACCCGCGAGTTGATCAGCAAGCACGGGCTTGAGCTGTGGCTTCAGGTGGACGGCGGGGTCTCGGCGTCCACCATCGAGCGATGCGCGGAGGCCGGGGCGGACGTCTTCGTCGCCGGTTCCGCGGTCTACGGGGCCGAGGACCCCGCCGAGGCGGTCCGCGCGTTGCGTGCTCAGGCCGACGCGGCGACCAAGTCCGCGGCCTGGGCATGCGACCACTGA
- a CDS encoding sugar-binding transcriptional regulator → MNSSEEIAVSGMSAGRSAMRMGPAELVQAAAMARRFYLEGKSKIQIAEEFGVSRFKVARVLETALERDLVRIEIRVPAELDAERSDALRARYGLRHAVVVESPAEAEESPDPENLGEVAADLLGELVNEGDVLGLAWGRSTIHMAAALDRLPPCTVVQLTGVYDAGTAERGSVEAVRRAAQVSGGDAHPIYAPMLLPDAATAAALRNQTGIARAFEYFDKVTVACVSIGSWEPGISTVHDMLSDQERAHYASLGVAAEMSAHLFDADGRRVGRDLGERCITVKADQLRRIPEVVAIAGGARKASAIDAVLRSGLVTSLVTDTSAADVLMTAGPTPKPALNRADPDGV, encoded by the coding sequence GTGAACAGTAGTGAGGAGATCGCCGTGTCGGGTATGTCGGCGGGCCGGTCAGCCATGCGGATGGGACCCGCTGAGCTGGTGCAGGCGGCGGCCATGGCCCGCCGCTTCTACCTTGAGGGCAAGTCCAAGATCCAGATCGCGGAGGAGTTCGGCGTCAGCCGCTTCAAGGTGGCCCGGGTCCTGGAGACCGCTCTCGAACGGGATCTCGTGCGTATCGAGATCCGCGTCCCCGCCGAGCTGGACGCCGAGCGCTCGGACGCGCTGCGCGCCCGCTACGGCCTCAGGCACGCCGTCGTGGTCGAGTCGCCGGCCGAGGCCGAGGAGTCTCCCGACCCGGAGAACCTCGGTGAGGTCGCGGCCGATCTGCTCGGCGAACTGGTGAACGAGGGAGATGTGCTCGGGCTGGCCTGGGGCCGGTCCACCATCCATATGGCGGCGGCTCTCGACCGGCTGCCGCCCTGCACGGTCGTGCAGCTGACGGGCGTGTACGACGCCGGGACCGCCGAGCGCGGTTCGGTGGAGGCGGTGCGCCGGGCGGCCCAGGTCTCGGGCGGTGACGCGCACCCCATTTACGCGCCGATGCTGCTGCCGGACGCGGCCACCGCGGCGGCGCTGCGCAACCAGACCGGGATCGCGCGGGCCTTCGAGTACTTCGACAAGGTCACGGTCGCCTGTGTCTCCATCGGTTCCTGGGAGCCGGGCATCTCGACCGTGCACGACATGCTCAGCGACCAGGAGCGGGCGCACTACGCCTCGCTCGGCGTCGCGGCGGAGATGTCGGCGCACCTCTTCGACGCCGACGGCCGTCGGGTCGGGCGGGACCTGGGCGAGCGGTGCATCACCGTCAAGGCCGACCAGTTGCGCCGTATCCCCGAGGTGGTCGCCATCGCGGGTGGGGCGCGCAAGGCGTCCGCGATCGACGCGGTGCTGCGGTCGGGGCTCGTCACCAGTCTGGTGACGGACACCTCGGCGGCGGACGTGCTGATGACGGCGGGCCCGACCCCGAAGCCCGCGCTCAACAGGGCGGACCCGGACGGAGTCTGA
- a CDS encoding GuaB1 family IMP dehydrogenase-related protein, producing the protein MQHVRFLNDIQPAYDLTYDDVFMVPSRSAVGSRQGVDLSSPDGTGTTIPLVVANMTAIAGRRMAETMARRGGLVVIPQDIPIDVITEVVSWVKSRHLVLDTPIVLAPHQTVADALVLLPKRAHNAGVVVDENHRPIGVVTDEDLSGVDRFTQLAEVMSRDLLLLDADIDPREAFNTLDHHNRRYAPAVDAEGKLAGILTRKGALRATLYSPAVDAQGKLRIAAAVGINGDVAGKAKQLLDAGVDTLVIDTAHGHQESMITAIKLVRALDPQVPIVAGNIVAAEGVRDLIEAGADIIKVGVGPGAMCTTRMMTGVGRPQFSAVLECAAEAKKYGKHVWADGGVRHPRDVAMALAAGASNVMVGSWFAGTYESPGDLQHDAQGRAYKESFGMASARAVRNRTSEESAYDRARKALFEEGISTSRMFLDPARPGVEDLIDSIIAGVRSSCTYAGAGSLEEFAEKAVVGIQSAAGYAEGKPLHASWS; encoded by the coding sequence ATGCAGCACGTGCGTTTCCTCAACGACATCCAGCCCGCGTATGACCTGACGTACGACGACGTGTTCATGGTGCCGAGCCGCTCGGCGGTCGGTTCCCGGCAGGGCGTGGACCTCAGCTCCCCGGACGGCACGGGAACCACGATTCCGCTCGTCGTCGCCAACATGACCGCCATCGCCGGCCGCCGGATGGCCGAGACCATGGCCCGGCGCGGCGGCCTCGTGGTCATCCCGCAGGACATTCCGATCGACGTCATCACCGAGGTCGTCTCCTGGGTGAAGAGCCGCCACCTCGTCCTCGACACCCCGATCGTGCTGGCCCCGCACCAGACCGTCGCCGACGCCCTCGTGCTGCTGCCCAAGCGGGCGCACAACGCCGGTGTCGTCGTCGACGAGAACCACCGTCCGATCGGCGTCGTCACCGACGAGGACCTCAGCGGCGTGGACCGCTTCACGCAGCTCGCCGAGGTCATGTCCCGCGACCTGCTGCTCCTGGACGCCGACATCGACCCGCGCGAGGCCTTCAACACCCTCGACCACCACAACCGCCGCTACGCCCCGGCCGTGGACGCCGAGGGCAAGCTGGCCGGCATCCTGACCCGCAAGGGCGCCCTGCGGGCCACGCTGTACAGCCCGGCCGTGGACGCGCAGGGCAAGCTGCGCATCGCCGCCGCCGTCGGCATCAACGGCGATGTGGCGGGCAAGGCCAAGCAGCTCCTGGACGCGGGCGTCGACACGCTCGTCATCGACACGGCCCACGGCCACCAGGAGTCGATGATCACCGCGATCAAGCTGGTCCGCGCGCTCGACCCGCAGGTACCGATCGTGGCCGGCAACATCGTCGCCGCCGAGGGCGTCCGGGACCTGATCGAGGCCGGCGCCGACATCATCAAGGTCGGCGTAGGCCCCGGCGCCATGTGCACCACCCGCATGATGACCGGCGTGGGCCGGCCCCAGTTCTCCGCGGTGCTGGAGTGCGCCGCCGAGGCGAAGAAGTACGGCAAGCACGTGTGGGCGGACGGCGGCGTCCGGCACCCGCGCGACGTGGCGATGGCGCTGGCCGCCGGCGCGTCCAACGTGATGGTCGGCTCCTGGTTCGCGGGCACCTACGAGTCGCCCGGCGACCTCCAGCACGACGCCCAGGGCCGCGCCTACAAGGAGTCCTTCGGCATGGCCTCCGCGCGTGCCGTGCGCAACCGCACCTCGGAGGAGTCGGCCTACGACCGCGCCCGCAAGGCGCTGTTCGAGGAGGGCATCTCCACCTCGCGGATGTTCCTCGACCCGGCCCGGCCGGGCGTCGAGGACCTGATCGACTCGATCATCGCGGGCGTCCGCTCCTCCTGCACCTACGCCGGTGCGGGCTCCCTGGAGGAGTTCGCCGAGAAGGCCGTCGTCGGCATCCAGAGCGCCGCCGGCTACGCCGAGGGCAAGCCCCTGCACGCCAGCTGGAGCTGA
- a CDS encoding GNAT family N-acetyltransferase: MEITLCTATDVALLDTCLASPGRTSFHARRFARQEAGDCAYLVAWLDGRPVGHAEMRWTGCADPQVRDATKGCPEVGGLEVAAELRSRGIGTALVRAAEKLARERQLTVVGIGVGKDNPRAAALYERLGYRPLTDYLDRYAYEDHDGSLRECVDPCTFLVRELD, translated from the coding sequence ATGGAGATCACCCTCTGCACGGCCACCGACGTGGCGCTGCTCGACACCTGCCTGGCCTCGCCCGGCCGTACCTCCTTCCACGCCCGGCGGTTCGCGCGCCAGGAGGCGGGGGACTGCGCCTATCTCGTCGCCTGGCTGGACGGACGGCCCGTCGGGCACGCCGAGATGCGCTGGACCGGCTGCGCGGACCCCCAGGTGCGGGACGCGACCAAGGGCTGCCCGGAGGTCGGCGGTCTTGAGGTCGCCGCGGAACTGCGCTCGCGCGGCATCGGTACGGCGTTGGTGCGGGCCGCGGAGAAGCTGGCCCGCGAGCGGCAGTTGACCGTCGTCGGGATCGGGGTCGGCAAGGACAATCCGCGCGCCGCCGCGCTCTACGAGCGGCTCGGCTACCGGCCCCTGACCGACTACCTCGACCGCTACGCCTACGAGGACCACGACGGGTCCCTGCGGGAGTGCGTCGACCCCTGCACCTTCCTGGTCCGCGAACTCGACTGA
- a CDS encoding amino acid permease yields MLDQGAPPQDRTQTAPASPGFGASLLRRKPVERLVEEGGQGEGGSLRRSLGLWQLTMISIGATLGTGIFVVLGDAVPEAGPAVTLAFVIAGLTALFSALSYAELAGSIPVAGSSYSYAYATMGELVAWVCGWCLVLEYGVSVAAVAVGWGEYLNELLDGTIGVTIPSALSSAPGEGGIVNLPALIVVLLAMVFLLGGVRESARANTIMVAVKIAALVLFCTVGFMGFKSGNYEDFMPLGMAGVSAAGATLFFSYIGFDAASTAGEEAKNPKKDLPRAIMLSLIIVTALYVLVAAVAVGAWNWTKFEGSEASLAAIMNDVSGQTFWGTLLALGAVISIASVVLTVLYGQTRILFAMSRDGLVPKALGKVDQKTGTPRLNTILVSLFCGVLAALIPLGKLVDATSIGTLFAFALVNIAVIVLRYKRPELERTFKVPFGPVLPILGFGFCAYNMFSLDTVTWVVFGFWMAAGLVFYFLYGYRRSRLAVSEVK; encoded by the coding sequence GTGCTCGATCAAGGCGCACCCCCGCAGGACAGAACTCAGACCGCCCCCGCGTCCCCGGGGTTCGGCGCGAGCCTGCTCCGACGCAAGCCCGTGGAACGCCTGGTCGAGGAGGGTGGCCAGGGTGAGGGAGGCTCGCTGCGGCGCTCCCTGGGCCTGTGGCAGCTCACCATGATCAGCATCGGTGCCACCCTCGGCACCGGCATCTTCGTCGTCCTCGGCGACGCCGTCCCCGAGGCCGGTCCGGCGGTCACCCTGGCCTTCGTCATCGCCGGACTCACGGCCCTGTTCTCCGCCCTGTCGTACGCGGAACTCGCGGGCAGCATCCCGGTCGCCGGCTCCTCCTACTCGTATGCGTACGCAACGATGGGCGAGCTCGTCGCCTGGGTCTGCGGCTGGTGTCTGGTGCTGGAGTACGGCGTCTCCGTGGCCGCCGTCGCGGTCGGCTGGGGCGAGTACCTCAACGAACTCCTCGACGGCACGATCGGCGTCACCATCCCCTCCGCGCTGTCCTCGGCGCCGGGTGAGGGCGGCATCGTCAACCTGCCCGCGCTGATCGTCGTCCTGCTGGCGATGGTGTTCCTGCTCGGTGGCGTCCGGGAGTCCGCCCGCGCCAACACGATCATGGTCGCCGTGAAGATAGCCGCGCTGGTGCTGTTCTGCACGGTCGGGTTCATGGGCTTCAAGTCCGGCAACTACGAGGACTTCATGCCGCTCGGCATGGCGGGCGTCAGCGCCGCGGGTGCCACGCTCTTCTTCTCCTACATCGGCTTCGACGCCGCCTCCACCGCCGGTGAGGAGGCCAAGAACCCGAAGAAGGACCTGCCGCGCGCGATCATGCTCTCGCTGATCATCGTCACGGCGCTGTACGTGCTGGTCGCGGCCGTCGCCGTCGGCGCCTGGAACTGGACCAAGTTCGAGGGCTCCGAGGCCTCTCTCGCGGCGATCATGAACGACGTCAGCGGCCAGACCTTCTGGGGCACCCTGCTCGCCCTCGGCGCGGTCATCTCCATCGCCTCCGTGGTCCTCACCGTGCTCTACGGCCAGACCCGCATCCTGTTCGCGATGTCCCGCGACGGCCTGGTGCCCAAGGCGCTCGGCAAGGTCGACCAGAAGACCGGCACCCCGCGCCTCAACACGATCCTCGTGTCCCTGTTCTGCGGTGTCCTCGCCGCGCTGATCCCGCTCGGCAAGCTGGTCGACGCCACCAGCATCGGCACGCTCTTCGCCTTCGCCCTGGTCAACATCGCCGTGATCGTGCTGCGCTACAAGCGGCCCGAGCTGGAGCGGACGTTCAAGGTGCCGTTCGGCCCGGTGCTGCCGATCCTGGGCTTCGGCTTCTGCGCGTACAACATGTTCAGCCTCGACACCGTGACCTGGGTGGTCTTCGGGTTCTGGATGGCGGCGGGTCTCGTGTTCTACTTCCTGTACGGCTATCGCCGTTCCCGTCTTGCCGTGTCAGAAGTGAAGTGA
- a CDS encoding Lrp/AsnC family transcriptional regulator, whose product MLNDLDERIVHALAEDARRSYADIGQLVGLSAPAVKRRVDRLRATGAITGFTVRVDPAALGWETEGFVEIYCRRNTSPETIQRGLERYQEVVAASTVTGEADAVVQVFASDMRHFERVLERIAGEPFVERTKSVLVLSPLLRRFSSGSPT is encoded by the coding sequence GTGCTGAACGATCTCGACGAACGCATCGTGCACGCCCTCGCCGAGGACGCCCGTCGCTCCTACGCCGACATCGGGCAGCTCGTCGGCCTGTCCGCGCCCGCCGTGAAGCGGCGCGTGGACCGGCTGCGGGCGACCGGGGCGATCACCGGGTTCACGGTGCGCGTCGATCCGGCGGCCCTTGGATGGGAGACCGAGGGGTTCGTCGAGATCTACTGCCGGCGGAACACCTCGCCGGAGACGATCCAGCGGGGGCTTGAGCGGTATCAGGAGGTTGTGGCCGCGTCTACCGTCACTGGTGAGGCGGATGCGGTGGTGCAGGTTTTCGCCTCTGATATGCGGCACTTCGAGCGTGTGCTGGAGCGGATCGCTGGGGAGCCGTTTGTGGAGCGGACCAAGTCTGTGCTGGTGCTTTCGCCTTTGTTGCGGCGGTTTTCTTCCGGGTCGCCCACGTAG
- a CDS encoding GntR family transcriptional regulator yields MTARHEEIAGELRRAIDREEYTVGSLLPAETELAAHYGVSRGTVRQAVAALTAEGLIGSRQGARRVVLASRRSQSFAELRSFAQWAKAMGREATGQVVAQEYRPATTEDAVRLQLPAGTEVLQVIRVRGLDGEPVLLERTVYADWISKAVESIEPDCPSVTQRLYEDTGLVFAYGEHVIDAVAAGAQDADLLGIRRTSPLLRVRRVTTTREGRPVEWSDDRYRSDAVSFSVHNSIGNNALARKTGDAM; encoded by the coding sequence ATGACGGCGCGACACGAGGAGATCGCGGGCGAACTGCGCCGGGCGATCGACCGCGAGGAGTACACCGTCGGCAGCCTGCTGCCCGCCGAGACGGAACTCGCGGCCCACTACGGCGTCTCGCGCGGCACCGTCCGCCAGGCCGTGGCGGCCCTCACCGCCGAGGGACTCATCGGCTCCCGCCAGGGCGCCCGCCGGGTGGTGCTGGCCAGCCGCCGCAGCCAGAGCTTCGCCGAGCTGCGCAGCTTCGCCCAGTGGGCGAAGGCGATGGGCCGCGAGGCCACGGGCCAGGTGGTCGCACAGGAGTACCGCCCCGCCACGACAGAGGACGCGGTACGCCTCCAACTGCCCGCCGGCACAGAGGTGTTGCAGGTCATCCGCGTCCGCGGCCTGGACGGCGAACCGGTCCTGCTGGAGCGCACGGTGTACGCGGACTGGATCAGCAAGGCGGTCGAGTCCATCGAACCGGACTGCCCGTCCGTGACCCAGCGGCTCTACGAGGACACCGGCCTGGTCTTCGCCTACGGCGAGCACGTCATCGACGCGGTAGCCGCGGGGGCGCAGGACGCCGACCTGCTGGGAATCCGCCGTACCAGCCCACTGCTGCGCGTCCGCCGGGTCACCACGACCCGCGAGGGACGCCCGGTGGAGTGGTCGGACGACCGCTACCGCTCGGACGCGGTGAGCTTCAGCGTCCACAACTCGATCGGCAACAACGCGCTGGCCCGCAAGACGGGGGATGCGATGTGA
- a CDS encoding ABC transporter substrate-binding protein, whose amino-acid sequence MTLSLPRTVALGAVAALALSACGAAPDDASTTADGKSAATATSAADFGGLDALVKAAKKEGTLNAIALPRDWANYGALIDGFEKKYGIKVEVEAPDGSSQDEINAVTSRKGQDRAPDVLDLGSSFALSAAEQGLLAPYQVENFGDLPEEQKDAKGRWYNDYGGYISIGCDAKRVKECPTTFKELLEPKYKGQVALNGNPTKSGSAFGGVYAAALANGGSFDDIQPGLDFFAELKKNGNYTPVESTPATVEKGETPISIDWDYLNAGYAEEFKSKGLDWKVAVPTDGVFSQYYSQAINKDAPHPAAARLWEEYLYSAEGQNLWLQGFARPALMVAMEKAGTLDKEAAAKLPAVSGTPSFPTEAQQNEAKTVLGQGWAKAVSG is encoded by the coding sequence GTGACCCTGTCCCTGCCGAGAACCGTCGCCCTCGGTGCCGTCGCCGCCCTCGCGCTCAGCGCCTGTGGTGCCGCCCCCGACGACGCGTCCACCACCGCCGACGGCAAGAGCGCCGCCACCGCCACCTCCGCCGCCGACTTCGGCGGCCTGGACGCCCTGGTGAAGGCGGCCAAGAAGGAGGGCACGCTGAACGCCATCGCGCTGCCCCGCGACTGGGCCAACTACGGCGCCCTGATCGACGGCTTCGAGAAGAAGTACGGCATCAAGGTCGAGGTCGAGGCCCCCGACGGCTCCAGCCAGGACGAGATCAACGCCGTCACCTCGCGCAAGGGCCAGGACCGCGCCCCCGACGTCCTCGACCTCGGCAGCTCCTTCGCGCTGAGCGCGGCCGAGCAGGGGCTGCTCGCGCCGTACCAGGTCGAGAACTTCGGCGACCTGCCCGAGGAGCAGAAGGACGCGAAGGGCCGCTGGTACAACGACTACGGCGGCTACATCTCCATCGGCTGCGACGCGAAGCGGGTCAAGGAGTGCCCGACGACCTTCAAGGAGCTGCTGGAGCCGAAGTACAAGGGCCAGGTCGCGCTCAACGGCAATCCCACCAAGTCCGGTTCGGCCTTCGGTGGCGTGTACGCGGCGGCGCTCGCCAACGGCGGCTCCTTCGACGACATCCAGCCCGGCCTCGACTTCTTCGCCGAGCTGAAGAAGAACGGCAACTACACGCCCGTCGAGTCGACCCCGGCCACAGTCGAGAAGGGCGAGACGCCCATCAGCATCGACTGGGACTACCTGAACGCCGGTTACGCCGAGGAGTTCAAGTCCAAGGGCCTCGACTGGAAGGTCGCCGTACCCACCGACGGCGTCTTCTCCCAGTACTACTCCCAGGCCATCAACAAGGACGCCCCGCACCCGGCGGCCGCCCGGCTGTGGGAGGAGTACCTCTACAGCGCCGAGGGCCAGAACCTGTGGCTCCAGGGCTTCGCGCGGCCCGCGCTGATGGTCGCCATGGAGAAGGCCGGCACCCTCGACAAGGAGGCCGCGGCCAAGCTGCCCGCCGTCTCCGGCACCCCGAGCTTCCCGACCGAGGCCCAGCAGAACGAGGCCAAGACGGTGCTCGGACAGGGCTGGGCGAAGGCCGTCTCCGGATGA
- a CDS encoding ABC transporter permease — MTTTLTRPDVAPVASPQKRRRRVPGSLAVVPLLAFTAIVFGLPAWAILDGAVTAKDTGAYSTANLTASLQGAYLTALLGSVKLSAVSAGLAALLGLPLAQAVVTSRSRALREAVLTASGVLANFGGVPLAFAFVATLGNAGVLTRHLGLTDKGWDLYSFWGLVLVYLYFLIPLMVLTIAPALEGLRTQWREAARNNGATAVQYWRHVALPVLTPSLLGGLVLLFGSAFAAYATAAAMVGSSVPLVTLQIADALSGNVLVGQENVALALSLDMVLVAGLVMAVYLPLQRRSTRWLA; from the coding sequence ATGACGACCACGCTCACGCGTCCGGACGTGGCGCCCGTCGCTTCGCCTCAGAAGCGGCGGCGCCGCGTCCCGGGCTCGCTCGCCGTGGTGCCGCTTCTGGCGTTCACCGCGATCGTCTTCGGGCTGCCCGCCTGGGCCATTCTCGACGGCGCGGTCACGGCCAAGGACACCGGCGCCTACAGCACCGCCAACCTGACCGCCTCCTTGCAGGGCGCCTACCTCACGGCCCTGCTCGGCAGCGTGAAGCTGTCCGCGGTCTCCGCCGGGCTCGCCGCCCTGCTCGGACTGCCGCTCGCCCAGGCCGTGGTGACCTCACGCTCCCGCGCCCTGCGCGAGGCGGTGCTCACCGCGTCCGGGGTGCTTGCCAACTTCGGCGGGGTCCCGCTCGCCTTCGCCTTCGTCGCCACCCTCGGCAACGCCGGTGTCCTCACCCGGCACTTGGGCCTGACCGACAAGGGCTGGGACCTCTACAGCTTCTGGGGACTGGTCCTCGTCTACCTGTACTTCCTGATCCCGCTGATGGTCCTCACCATCGCCCCGGCCTTGGAGGGCCTGCGCACCCAGTGGCGCGAGGCCGCCCGCAACAACGGTGCCACGGCCGTGCAGTACTGGCGTCACGTGGCCCTGCCCGTCCTCACGCCGAGCCTGCTCGGCGGGCTCGTGCTGCTGTTCGGCAGCGCCTTCGCCGCGTACGCCACCGCCGCTGCCATGGTGGGCAGTTCGGTGCCGCTGGTCACCCTCCAGATCGCCGACGCGCTCTCCGGCAACGTCCTGGTCGGTCAGGAGAACGTGGCGCTCGCCCTCAGCCTCGACATGGTTCTCGTCGCGGGCCTGGTCATGGCGGTCTACCTGCCCCTGCAACGACGGAGCACGCGATGGCTCGCCTGA